Genomic window (Deferribacter desulfuricans SSM1):
AGTTCTTTGATGTATATTGTATAATCAGTACCATTCCTATTGTAAGTAAATACATGTCTATCACTTTCATCCTTTGCAAAGTAACTTTTAATACTTTCTACAACATCAACCATTTTTAAGTAGGTGAGGGGAAGTCCTAAACCTAACGAATTAATTGTGACTTTAGTAGAATCTGTACCAACTACATGTTTCATAACCACATCTAATGCTCCGGCAATTAATACTTTATAAGCATCGGATACAAAAAATCTCTTACCTCGCTGACAAATATTAACCTTGTTCTCTCTCATGACAGGATTACCATATAAATACTTAATATTACCATCAAATGTAATTACATCATATAAATAATCATTCGTAATAAAATTCATATAATCATTTTCCGAAGAAACCAGAGTAACATAACTTGGAAATTTATCGAAAAACCATGTTGTCCTTCCATTTTCCTTTTTTAAAGTTTTTCTTACGGCGATTTTTACATTACCATGCCCTACATCTATACCTACATGTAAGTTATGTAATTTTTCTACCTTAATATCTGACATATTACACTCCCTTACTTCTTTTATTGTTTATTAATTATTAATTTCGTCTGTGCTATTATTAGCTGCATCTACAGAATCATCATTTTTATTACTTTTCTTAAAGGTGTTTACAACATCACTTTTAATTGAACCCTTTATATTATCTAATTCTTCTTGTTTTACTTTTATTTCATTTTCAATTATTTCATAATCACTTTTGAATTTCACTACAAGATCTGCTAAACCTACTAATGATTCAGTATCTTCTTTATTAACAGGATAACTTAATATATCTTTTATTAAATTATCTTGTAAATCCCATTTTTCTTTTTTAAGTTTATTCAATTCTTTTTGTATAGATACTATATCACCAGCAGTTTTAGTTCCTTTAGAAATAATACCTTTTAATTTATTAAACATATATCTCAACCTCCATTTATAATAAAATTTATTAAATTTATTTTATTAATTAATATAACATATTAAATTAATTTTTTTAAAAAATGTTCCTATTTTTTTATTGATTTTTTCCTACTTCTGTATCTAATTTTTCAAAATTATCTATATTATTATCTGTTCCTGGTTCTAGCTCAAGTTCTTGACTATCTATTATAGTAGGATTATCTACCAACTTATAATTAATTGTATCAGTATAAACTTTAGCTTTCTTTTTATAATATATAAAATATTCTGAAAACTTTTCTAACATGTCAAATTTATTACCTTTTAGAAAACTATCCAATTTTTCAATAAATTTATTATATAAATCTGGATATGAAAATTTTATACCTACTAAAATACTCCATGATAATTTTATATTTGATTGATCTAAAAAAGCATACACTATTTGATTTAAAAATTTGTCTATATTAGTATCATTGTTATTATGTAAAGAATTATCAGAATCTATAAACAAATTTTCTACTTCATTTTTTAAATATTTAACAAAAGAATCTTTAATATAATATGAAGAAAAAGCTAATAAATTTATTTCTGCATCTGAAAAACCTAAGTTTTTAGCAATATAATATTCTTTTTGGTTTAATTTGTCTCGTTTAAATACATGTTTTGCTTCTTTGTTAGGTAATAAAAATTTATTTTTTAAATAATAATTATTTAGCTGCATATAGTAATAAGACAAAGGATATTCTAATCTAAACTGCCTCAAATTTACTGTTGTTGACGGAAATATAATATGAGTATGTACATGGTGTTCGTCCAAATGCAGAACAATATAAGTCATACTTTCTATGACCTGTTTTTTAAATATAAATTCATCTGTAAACGAAATAACACCTTTAAGCCATCTACTTATTTCCTTATCAATATAAGGTAATAAAGTATTTTTTGTTGACTCTGACAAATCTAAATCATCTATTGCACCATCCAATTTTGCTTGATTATAAGCATTATAAATTAAATATAATGTATCATAAGTATAAACTAATTCTCTCAAATACTTAGATTTTTTAGACTTATATTTAGCAAATCTTTTGTAATGTTGATAATAATCATTTGCAAAATCATCAATATTCAATACACCTTTTTTATCTGTATAAAAAACTTTATATTTGTAAAAGAAGTTTCTATACTTACCTAAATCATTAAACGATTTAAATATATAATTATCAGGTTCTTTTTTATATAAATCTAAACGTGTTGTATAAATTAAATCAGATAGGTTTCTCGAAGTGTCCTCTCTAAATACATGTTTTAAATGAGATTTAGCTGTCTTAATACTGTAACTGTTGTATTCCCAAAAGGTTCTATTTATTTCAACTGCGTCATTTACTATTTCTTCCATAATAACCCCCAAACATAGTTATTCTACGTTATATATTAAATAGTTTTCATCTATTATTTATATAACAAATTATTTTATTTTATTTAAAAAAAAATATCTTTTTTTTATTTTTAAAAAGTATAAATTTTAACTGAAAAACATAAAAAAAATTGAAAAAATATTAGTTATACTATGACTAAAGAAAATCAATTAGTCGTACTAATGTATATAACATTTAAAAATACTTATAAAAATTAATAAAATTTTTGCTATTTGACATAGACGAATAAATAATTGTTAAGCAGAATTGATTATATGCAAAATAAATCATATACAAAATCAATTATATACAAAATCGTTTATATGCAAAATTAATTATATACAAAATTACTGATATTATAATTATATGATATTTACTTTAAATGATATATAATAAAATTTTATATATCATTTTATTCTATATAACATTTTAATGATACATGATAAAACTACTATGCAAGATATTTATTATAACAAAATTAATGATTTAACTTAATAATAATAATATAATAGTAGTAGATATGATAAAAAATATAAAAGTCATTATATGATCTATTTGTAATAGTATTGTTATAAATCTAAAATAGTTTTTTATATAATTTTTAGTTTTTTGATAAGTTTTATTTTGTATTAATTTTACTCACATGTATGTATAAAATTTATTAATATCACCTATTAAGTTTTAATTTAATTTTTACTTAGATTTAAGTGATTCATAATTTAATTATAACTAGTTTCTAATTTATTTTTAATTAATTCCTAATTTATTTCAAATTATTTCCTAATTAGTTTTTAATTATTTCCTAAAAAATTTTTAATTAATTCATAAGCTAAACCTAATAATTTTTTGAATATTATTAAATTAATTATAAAATAAAATAAAAATCAATATTTTAAGTCAAATTATCTTTTAAATACTAAAATTATTTATAATTTACTTATAATTTTTTAATTTATTTATAATTTAATCTTAATATTTCTAATTAATTTTAAATTAGTTCTTAACTAGTTTCTAATTTATTTCTAATTTAATCCTAATTTATTTTTAATTTATTTCTAATCTATTCCTAATTAATTTTAAAAAAGTTTCTAATATAATCACAATTTGATTTTAAGTAATTTCTTAAGTATACATAATATAAACATAATAAAATCCTAAATAAATTTTAATAAATTACTAATCTATTTTTAATAGAATTATAATAAAATTTTTTATTCGAATGATCTTATTTAACTAAAAGATTTTATTTAAATAAAAAAAATATCAGGTAATACAATTATGATTTAAAAAATGATATTAGATTTGAATAATTTAGACTTTAATATCAGTAATATAAAAAATAGAATGAGAATACAATAAAATATAAAAATAATAGAAAAATAAAGCTTAAAACTGCTAATAATTGCGCTCTAAAAAAACTTATAAATTAAATAGCTAATTCATTAATATAAGTAAAATCATAATCATATTTAGAAATTAATTTATGTAATATATTAATTAAATTATCATTAAAATTCAAAAATTTAATAATACCTACATTATTATCTTCATATACTTTTGTAATAATATCATTAGATAAATTTAAAGATTCATAGTAATTCTTTATAGTTTCATTACAGGCTATTATATAATCTCTTATAGCATTTCTATTATAATTTTCATCTGATAAAAGTTTCACATAATATAAAAATTCAGTATTCATTTTGGTTATATACATTTGTAAACCAGTATTACAACCAAATTTATAAATTTTGTTATCTAATTCAATACAATCCTCACAAACATTATTTACATAGGCATAAAAAGAAGCATTCATTACTTTAATCATATGTAATAATTCTTTTTCAGAAACTACTCTTTTTTGTGTTGTTTTTTCTTGTATATTTATTACTTGATTCATAACAACACCTCTTATAATATTTATTTATGTTATATTATATATAACAAATTTCTGGATTTAATTTAGGTAAAAAATTTAGATAAAAAAATGAAAAAATAATAAATAATTATAAATTATAAACCATAAATTGTTTTTTTTCGGATTTAATATATTGACTAATTAAATTTTAATTTTTGAATTTTAGTATAGGGTTTAAATAAAGAAAAAAATCAAAATAACACACAAATCAGCTTGGGTATACTTATTTATATTAAATTATTTGCTTTATCTAATATATTTTTTTTCCATAAATTCCGAATCTGATAAATAATAATCTTCTTCCAATAAACTTCTTATAGATGACTCTGACATATTTGGAAATCTTTGTTTCATAAAATCTACTATAACTTCTATTCTATCTATGTCTGATAGCTCAGGAAAGTTTCTATCAACTTCTAATGATACTGTAGCTAATGTATCAATTATATATGATGGAACACTAACTGAACGAAATTCGTTTTTCATAATATTTCGTTTAGCCTTCTGGAGAATACTCATAATATAATAACTAAAAGCTTCTAATACATTAATTTCTGAAGTATATATAAAACGATCAAAATAACCTTCTACTAAAAGTAAATATATTTCTTGAATAAATTCTTGAACTAATACATTTGTATCTTTCCCTTTTATAAAAGAAACATTTTTGTATGCTATTTTCGTAAGCTTATCTCTAAATACTGGGTTATTAAATAAAACTTCAAAACAATAATTTTTAAAAGATTGAAATTGTTCTGGAAAATTTTCTTTAATGTACTGAATATATTTTAGAGCATCTAGTTCATTTTCTAATATAGGTACGTTCTTAAAATCATATTCTAAAACATTCAAAAGTTGGTGTAGATTAACTTTGGTCTTTTTTACATAAGTTATAAGTTCCTCTTTTAAAATAAACCCTTTGCGTAAAAAACAATCATTTAAATAAGACACAACAGAATTATTCATTGCACACCTCTCCATCATAATAAATATTGTGTACTTATATTATATGGTTGTTTAATAATATTAAACCAAAATAACTCTGACAAATGTATTATGTTTATTAAAGTTTTTATCTCACACCTCCTATTTATTTCAAAGTAAAATAATTATAACTTATTTTCTACAGTAATTACATATTAATTATATAATAATATAACCTATATGTCAATAATATTTGTTTACTGCTCTGCACAACATTTACACCTCCTACTAGTTAAAATATATTAAAAGCAAACAAATGTTTGCTCTATATTGTTTATATAATATATTATTTAAATAATATCAATATATTTTTATTAAGATTCTAATATTATTTCACTGCCTTTACGCTTAATCTTTTTAATAATTTGCTTTAGTTCTTCTAACTCATGTATTTTTATGAGATCTGCTGTTAGCGTATCTATGAAAAAAGTCTGTATATTTCTATCTATCATATATTTTAATAACTTAATATCATCTTCTGTTACTTCAGATGTTTTCTTTTTCAAAATAATTCCTGCATTATAATTAACATTTTCTAACATAACTATATATGTAACATAATAAATAGATTTAGATTTTAGTAACTCTTTTAATTTTTCCGTGTCTTGTTCTGTGTAATTATTACCTATATTACAATCTAAAATTTGAATTTCATAAATAAAACAATTATTTTCTTCTTTAATTTTTTTAATACATTTAAATGAAAAATCATATATTAAAGCATCTGATATTTTATGGTCAAAACTATCTTTTTCTAAAAATAATTCATACCCAATCTTCTTATCGTTAAATATAATTACTGGATAATTTGTAATATCTAAATTAGCAGTATCAATCTTTTGTATATTATGTTCTGTATTAAAAGAAACATTTATGCTGTTCTTATTATCCGATTTTTCTTGATTCATTTGCTCTACATGAACCGAATCTATTTTATTATTGCTACTAGTTATATTTTTAGTATCAGTAATTTTTGTATTAAGATGCTCTATATCGATATCATTAAATAATTCCTGAGAATTTTCAAATGCCTCTTTTTCTTCTTCGTTGTAATCTAAACTATCATCTAATACTGCAAAATCTTCAACCTGGTCGTCTTCTTCTAAATATTCGTCTTCTTCATCATCTATTTTAAATATACTAGCATCATCATCCTCGTCTTTTTCATCTAATAAAAACCCATCTGAAAACTCATCACTTTTACTCTCTAAACTATCCTTTTCTATTATACTATCATCCCCTTCTAAATCATTATCTTCTGTTAAATTACTATTTATCTTATGATTTTTTTGAGTACTAGTTTCCTCATTAATTTTTTGTATATTATTATCTAATAATTGTGAGTTAATATCACTTAAACGTTCAACTACATTTTCTAAATTATCCTTATTTATTAATGTTTCTTCTTCATCATCTATATCAAACTCAGGAAAAATATAATTATCATCTTCAGCATTATCAACCTCATCATCTACAATCATCATATCTTCTGTTTCTATTGTATCCCCTGTTGTAATTACATTTTCTTCATTATTATCATTTATTAATACAGTAAATTCATCATTATTTTCATCATTATCATCTTTATTTTTATCTTCATTATTACTTTTATTACTATTTTTCTTTTGATTTTTTTCTATATCAGTAAAAATATCTTTGTTAGTTTGGTTAGATTTTTGTGAAAGTATATGTTGAAATGCCTCTGTAATATCAATCATAGGTGTGGTTTGAGTAAAATCATTTAACGCAAATAACTTGTCTGAAGTTAATAAATTCTTCCGTTTTAAAAAATCTAAATTCACTAATTTCTCACCATCAATATGATTATTCTTATATAAATTATAAATGTTGTTGTACTGATAAAATAAATTTAAAAAAGAAGTATGTTTTAACATATATAACTCCTTTATAACTTCTTATTTATTTATTATTCAAATTATTACTTTCTATATTATAAGATGAAATATCTTTATTGTTTTCAATAGCTGAAATCTTTTGTATTTCAGTTATAAAATTAGGATCTTTTAATTTTTTCTTATATATTTTTAATCCTCTATAAAGCATAGATAATATATCATCTATCGCAAATAAAAAGTATACTTTATCTATAGTTCTTGCTAATAATTTAGACTTATTTAAGTCTATAACTAAACTCTTGTTTAATCGATCATATATAATAACAAAATAAAATAACTCATCGGATACATTATTAACCTTTAATTGATACACTATAGTATCTCTACTACCGTACATATATTTTATTATAAAATTACCTTTATAGATATCCTCTAATACCTTTGATAATATATCTAAATTATTAGATTTATTTAAATTTACTTGGTATGAATTATTACTTCCCATTTATATCACCTGCCTTTCTATAATATTATTATATAATATTCTATATAATCTCTATAATACTTAATAATTAAATTAATTTAATAATTTACACTTAGTATTAATTAAACCATATAATCCTTTATATTCTAAATCTCTTTCCAAATCAGTATAACTTATGGCATTCTGTTGAATAAGTTTAGTTACTTTTGTTAATGTAATTTCAGCAGATGGATTATTCATCCTTTCAGCTTCAACAGCTTTTCTTAATGCTAAATATGTAGATGCTAATTTCTTTACTGATTCATAAAAATTTGCATTCATATAATCTGGTAAATTATATACACCATATTCATAACCTGATTTTTCTATTAAATACAAAAGATATCCCGCAGCAACATATTTTATAAAATTTGATTCAGATTTTAATATTTCATTTATCTTATCTATGGTCAAATCACCTTCATTTGCTACTACACCTTTAGATGCTAAATAAACCATTATTGATTTAACTATAATAGGACGGTAACTACCATAATTTCTGTAACTATCAAGAATATATTGTAATACTTCATCTGCTGTAAAAGTTATTACTTTATCACTATTATCCGTAGAACTTTTCAACACATCATATAATTGCTTATAAGCAACATACATTGTGTTTAAATATTCATTTACAGTATATTGTTTATAATTGACTTCAGTAAGTGATTTTAATGTAGAACTAAAATCTATCGTATATGATGATAAACTATAACAAATCATGTTTATAATATAATTGCCTATACCCATTTGTGAAACATTATCAAAATTTTTAATTATATAGAGTATATGCCCCCCAATTATATTTATTATTAATGGATCTATATCATGGGATATTCCCCAATTTACAAAATCATTTGCTGAAACCTTTAAAATATTTTTATCCTGCGTAATAGTAGGAACTGAAGATCTCTTAGCTAACATTTCAATGGTACCATCATCCCTGATACGTACAGCATCTGCAAATACAATTTCACCTGTATTCTTATATTGTTTTAACATCTGAACAATATCCATTTCAGCTTGTTCAGATTTAAGCATACATTCTTGTCTTAACTTAAAATATTTTTCAAATCCAAGACTAATAGACCAGTTTAAATATCGAACTATCTTTTTCTCATTTTCAGGAATATGTTCATCAATACATGCTAAAAATAATTCACCACCCTGTTTTTGTACTTCAGTTGAAGCTTTAGTAACAGCTTTGGCCACTTTAGTTGGTTTTACTTCAGTTTTCCTTTCACCAAATGATGCAGAACCACCAACAGCACTTCTACCTGTTGAAAACGCATCTGATAAATCTTCTTTTATAGATTTACTGATTCTTGACGCTAACTCTTTTGTAACAAAACTAGCACCTAATTCTTTAGGTAATAAAGCCTTACACTGATGTGCTGATTCCAAATACGCTAATGAAAATATAATTGTATTAACTAATTTTATTTGTCCATACGTTTTTATTACTTGAGATAAATCATCCATAACATCATTTATTAAAGCACTAAAATTAAAATCTAATTGAATTTGGTTACAATCTGCCTTTATACCTATACTTGCACTAGATTTACTTAAATCCTGTTCAGCTGAAATACTGTTACTACCAGAACCACCAAAAAACTTATGAGTTTTAGTTTTCCCTTTATTGTAAGAACTTCCTTGAGAACCATTTGATTTAATAAAATCACTAAATCCAGCATAACTTGATATATTAAAACTAAATAATAAACATATAATCATTAATATTAATATTAACTTATTATTTCGCCTAGTCATTTTAACTACCTCTTTTTTAATATTTAAAAATTACTAAATTCTTTTATAATTCTATTGTTTAGTATCATTTATAATATCAGGTATTTTATATTCTTCTCTTTTATCTTGAACAAGTGTAATATAATAATTATCCATTAATTTTGCCGTTATTTTACGCTTTTCAATGGCAAAATTAGT
Coding sequences:
- a CDS encoding ParM/StbA family protein, producing MSDIKVEKLHNLHVGIDVGHGNVKIAVRKTLKKENGRTTWFFDKFPSYVTLVSSENDYMNFITNDYLYDVITFDGNIKYLYGNPVMRENKVNICQRGKRFFVSDAYKVLIAGALDVVMKHVVGTDSTKVTINSLGLGLPLTYLKMVDVVESIKSYFAKDESDRHVFTYNRNGTDYTIYIKELGLFAQGAGALFTEEIRNQLKKYNTLGIIDIGQYTTDYFIIKDNEILLDSVGTEEHGIYEMINEVRNEIQKERGTLVNEELCRQSLLEEKFRGMRTAKAIVILNAVQGRWVNYLPDIEKFVIIGGGAELIKDLDLSGMLNNMEVLHNAEYLNAKGYTYV